From a region of the Panicum virgatum strain AP13 chromosome 2K, P.virgatum_v5, whole genome shotgun sequence genome:
- the LOC120683102 gene encoding glucosamine 6-phosphate N-acetyltransferase 1-like, giving the protein MEQPHAPVAAEAGAGAAAAGDGYTIRPLELSDLSKGFCELLAQLSPSPPLSEEAFRARFAELAALGADHLVLVAEEAATDRLTAAGAVLVERKFIRRCGLVGHLEDVVVDAAARGRGLGERLVRRLVEHARGRGCYKVILNCTAELKGFYAKCGFEEKNVQMGLYF; this is encoded by the coding sequence ATGGAACAGCCGCATGCTCCAgtcgcggcggaggccggcgccggcgcggcggccgccggcgacggttACACCATCCGGCCGCTCGAGCTCTCCGACCTCTCCAAGGGCTTCTGCGAGCTTCTCGCACAGCTCTCCCCTTCTCCGCCGCTCTCAGAGGAAGCCTTCCGCGCGCGCTTCGCCGAGCTCGCGGCGCTGGGCGCCGACCACCTGGTCCTCGTCGCGGAGGAAGCCGCGACGGACCGCCTCACCGCCGCGGGGGCGGTTCTGGTGGAGCGCAAGTTCATCCGGCGCTGCGGCCTCGTGGGCCACCTGGAAGACGTGGTGGTGGACGCGGCCGCGAGGGGGCGGGGTCTCGGGGAGCGGCTCGTGCGCCGCCTCGTGGAGCACGCGAGAGGGAGGGGGTGCTACAAGGTCATACTGAACTGCACGGCGGAGCTCAAGGGGTTCTACGCCAAGTGCGGCTTCGAGGAGAAGAATGTCCAGATGGGGCTCTACTTCTGA
- the LOC120683093 gene encoding uncharacterized protein LOC120683093 produces MVAAAASVGEATPPPDLPPSRVSISSPSPYSRRRCALTSRFREPAAPRRHAWISLQGRLVGAEEASSAASAAPGLPRDEAVAWELFSPLHRVLLVATVAATSSRSHAARRIEQLQRSINLRDEVLEGMQQKLDDLLVEMNYLQQQYVKCDSYISSEREKDEIICNKNIGDEDGSRCVCSRPDAAPTPQKAKDLCGMDDARSDVVDRSSLSFVDHEERRMSDLSDFCWSVGSSVDNHINGDNQLSFLAADQQLYNLQKECDEKDATIKELAAAAHASSTADAKVNCCLPTFQVIYY; encoded by the exons atggtcgccgccgccgcctccgtcggcGAGGCGACCCCGCCCCCAGACCTCCCACCCTCGCGCGTGTCCATCTCCTCGCCCTCGCCTtactcccgccgccgctgcgccctcACGAGCCGCTTCCGGGAGCCAGCGGCCCCGCGGCGGCACGCGTGGATCTCCCTCCAGGGACGCCTCGTCGGGGCGGAGGAGGCGTCGAGTGCTGCTTCGGCGGCGCCAGGCCTCCCGCGTGATGAGGCGGTGGCGTGGGAGCTCTTCAGCCCGCTCCATCGCGTGCTACTCgtcgccaccgtcgccgccacATCCTCCCGCTCCCATGCCGCCCGCCGGATCGAGCAGCTACAACGTTCGATTAATCTTAGG GATGAGGTGCTGGAAGGCATGCAGCAGAAGCTGGATGATCTACTCGTCGAGATGAACTACTTGCAACAACAGTACGTCAAGTGCGATAGTTACATTTCCAGTGAAAGGGAAAAGGATGAGATTATATGCAATAAGAATATAGGAGACGAAGATGGATCTAGATGTGTGTGTTCAAGGCCAGATGCTGCACCCACTCCTCAGAAGGCAAAG GATCTCTGTGGGATGGATGATGCTAGGAGTGATGTGGTTGATAGATCTAGTCTATCTTTTGTGGATCATGAAGAGCGTCGTATGTCAGACCTCTCAGACTTCTGCTGGAGTGTTGGATCATCAGTTGATAACCATATAAACGGGGATAATCAG CTAAGTTTCCTGGCAGCGGATCAACAATTGTACAATCTTCAGAAGGAATGTGACGAGAAGGATGCAACTATCAAGGAACTAGCAGCAGCTGCACATGCATCTAGTACTGCTGATGCCAAGGTAAATTGTTGCCTGCCAACATTTCAGGTAATATACTATTAG
- the LOC120683112 gene encoding IRK-interacting protein-like isoform X1: protein MVVAAGGAEGFDPTAPSPSRAPASRQDVQAAIAKAVELRQLHAALLQRGAPNARAGAAAGRSPAVIRLPPVASPARSRTVDEEYPVFTPQAYDDKECVAAAALNHICQDNRSRSENWAGVALDHGGCDDAALSDYDSGLNAFSSSNSEVLFPSSNDPCLRSRGAAYKIHPAFMHSAPSADRVLLSAGRASELKLPPATCNNAIRPATISSSSRVPPPSAHSRAKSRAPQILSWLFPKSRKKAKPPEMMTMPPTAIDRGNVSQLLTEWGALSLESLKKELAEAHAHRDAALREAAEVRSSLGELAAKLVSVEAYCAELKKALRQATSSPSVSRRSTRSAEASRELPMPVSHDVMVEGFLQIASEARLSVKQLCKALIQQVSDDAGDGLSDRLNLLLRPYQLALAGGGAGRQCSKTVLHHLEAVMNQAMYQDFENPAFQRGGAPRCLDPAEDRRRSFAAFVALRNLSWNEVLRKGTKYYSEDFSRFCDRKMSGVVATLGWCRPWPEQLLQCFFVAAKCVWLLHLLAFSFGPPLTILRVEDGRAFDQMYMEDILQDRQQVQSPCQVKVMVMPGFYVQDRVLKCRVLTTRSAS, encoded by the exons atggtcgtggccgccggcggcgccgagggcTTCGACCCCACGGCGCCGTCCCCGTCCCGCGCCCCGGCCTCGCGCCAGGACGTCCAGGCGGCCATCGCCAAGGCCGTCGAGCTGCGCCAGCTccacgccgccctcctccaGCGCGGCGCGCCCAATGCCCgcgccggggccgccgccggccgcagccCGGCCGTCATCCGTCTCCCGCCGGTCGCGTCCCCCGCGCGCTCCCGGACGGTGGACGAGGAGTACCCCGTGTTCACTCCG CAGGCCTACGACGACAAGGAGTGCGTGGCCGCGGCTGCACTGAACCATATTTGCCAGGACAACCGGAGCCGGTCGGAGAACTGGGCCGGCGTCGCCCTGGACCACGGCGGCTGCGACGACGCGGCCCTGTCCGACTACGACAGTGGCCTCAACGCCTTCTCGTCCTCCAACAGCGAGGTGCTCTTCCCTTCCTCCAACGACCCCTGCCtgcggagcagaggcgcggcgTACAAGATCCACCCGGCCTTCATGCACTCCGCGCCCTCGGCCGACCGCGTCCTCCTGTCCGCCGGGCGGGCGTCGGAGCTCaagctgccgccggcgacgtgcAACAATGCGATCCGGCCCGCGacgatcagcagcagcagcagggtgcCGCCCCCGTCGGCGCACTCCCGGGCGAAGAGCAGAGCGCCGCAGATCCTCTCGTGGCTCTTCCCCAAGTCGAGGAAGAAAGCGAAGCCGCCGGAGATGATGACGATGCCGCCGACCGCCATCGATCGCGGCAACGTGTCGCAGCTCCTGACGGAGTGGGGGGCGCTGTCCCTCGAGTCCCTCAAGAAGGAGCTCGCGGAGGCCCACGCGCACCGCGACGCCGCGCTCCGGGAAGCCGCGGAGGTGAGGTCGTCTCTGGGGGAGCTGGCCGCCAAGCTGGTGAGCGTGGAAGCCTACTGCGCGGAGCTCAAGAAGGCGCTGCGGCAGGCCACCAGCTCGCCGTCCGTCTCCCGGAGATCGACGAGATCAGCCGAGGCAAGCCGAGAGCTCCCGATGCCGGTGAGCCACGACGTGATGGTGGAAGGCTTCCTGCAGATCGCGTCGGAGGCCCGGCTCTCGGTGAAGCAGCTCTGCAAGGCGCTGATCCAGCAGGTGagcgacgacgccggcgacggcctgTCCGACAGGCTGAACCTGCTCCTGCGGCCGTACcagctcgcgctcgccggcggcggcgccggcaggcAATGCTCCAAGACCGTGCTGCACCACCTCGAGGCGGTCATGAACCAGGCCATGTACCAGGACTTCGAGAACCCGGCGttccagcgcggcggcgcgccgaggTGCCTCGACCCCGCggaggaccggcggcggagcttcgcCGCCTTTGTGGCGCTGCGCAACCTGAGCTGGAACGAGGTGCTGAGGAAGGGGACCAAGTACTACAGCGAGGACTTCAGCCGGTTCTGCGACCGGAAGATGAGCGGCGTGGTGGCGACGCTGGGCTGGTGCCGGCCGTGGCCGGAGCAGCTGCTGCAGTGCTTCTTCGTCGCCGCCAAGTGCGTCTGGCTGCTCCACCTGCTGGCCTTCTCCTTCGGCCCGCCGCTGACGATCCTGCGCGTCGAGGACGGCCGCGCGTTTGATCAGATGTACATGGAGGACATCCTGCAGGACAGGCAACAGGTGCAGAGTCCTTGTCAAGTGAAGGTCATGGTGATGCCAGGGTTTTATGTCCAAGATAGAGTGCTTAAGTGCAGGGTCCTCACCACCAGATCAGCTTCATAG
- the LOC120683112 gene encoding IRK-interacting protein-like isoform X2 produces the protein MVVAAGGAEGFDPTAPSPSRAPASRQDVQAAIAKAVELRQLHAALLQRGAPNARAGAAAGRSPAVIRLPPVASPARSRTVDEEYPVFTPAYDDKECVAAAALNHICQDNRSRSENWAGVALDHGGCDDAALSDYDSGLNAFSSSNSEVLFPSSNDPCLRSRGAAYKIHPAFMHSAPSADRVLLSAGRASELKLPPATCNNAIRPATISSSSRVPPPSAHSRAKSRAPQILSWLFPKSRKKAKPPEMMTMPPTAIDRGNVSQLLTEWGALSLESLKKELAEAHAHRDAALREAAEVRSSLGELAAKLVSVEAYCAELKKALRQATSSPSVSRRSTRSAEASRELPMPVSHDVMVEGFLQIASEARLSVKQLCKALIQQVSDDAGDGLSDRLNLLLRPYQLALAGGGAGRQCSKTVLHHLEAVMNQAMYQDFENPAFQRGGAPRCLDPAEDRRRSFAAFVALRNLSWNEVLRKGTKYYSEDFSRFCDRKMSGVVATLGWCRPWPEQLLQCFFVAAKCVWLLHLLAFSFGPPLTILRVEDGRAFDQMYMEDILQDRQQVQSPCQVKVMVMPGFYVQDRVLKCRVLTTRSAS, from the exons atggtcgtggccgccggcggcgccgagggcTTCGACCCCACGGCGCCGTCCCCGTCCCGCGCCCCGGCCTCGCGCCAGGACGTCCAGGCGGCCATCGCCAAGGCCGTCGAGCTGCGCCAGCTccacgccgccctcctccaGCGCGGCGCGCCCAATGCCCgcgccggggccgccgccggccgcagccCGGCCGTCATCCGTCTCCCGCCGGTCGCGTCCCCCGCGCGCTCCCGGACGGTGGACGAGGAGTACCCCGTGTTCACTCCG GCCTACGACGACAAGGAGTGCGTGGCCGCGGCTGCACTGAACCATATTTGCCAGGACAACCGGAGCCGGTCGGAGAACTGGGCCGGCGTCGCCCTGGACCACGGCGGCTGCGACGACGCGGCCCTGTCCGACTACGACAGTGGCCTCAACGCCTTCTCGTCCTCCAACAGCGAGGTGCTCTTCCCTTCCTCCAACGACCCCTGCCtgcggagcagaggcgcggcgTACAAGATCCACCCGGCCTTCATGCACTCCGCGCCCTCGGCCGACCGCGTCCTCCTGTCCGCCGGGCGGGCGTCGGAGCTCaagctgccgccggcgacgtgcAACAATGCGATCCGGCCCGCGacgatcagcagcagcagcagggtgcCGCCCCCGTCGGCGCACTCCCGGGCGAAGAGCAGAGCGCCGCAGATCCTCTCGTGGCTCTTCCCCAAGTCGAGGAAGAAAGCGAAGCCGCCGGAGATGATGACGATGCCGCCGACCGCCATCGATCGCGGCAACGTGTCGCAGCTCCTGACGGAGTGGGGGGCGCTGTCCCTCGAGTCCCTCAAGAAGGAGCTCGCGGAGGCCCACGCGCACCGCGACGCCGCGCTCCGGGAAGCCGCGGAGGTGAGGTCGTCTCTGGGGGAGCTGGCCGCCAAGCTGGTGAGCGTGGAAGCCTACTGCGCGGAGCTCAAGAAGGCGCTGCGGCAGGCCACCAGCTCGCCGTCCGTCTCCCGGAGATCGACGAGATCAGCCGAGGCAAGCCGAGAGCTCCCGATGCCGGTGAGCCACGACGTGATGGTGGAAGGCTTCCTGCAGATCGCGTCGGAGGCCCGGCTCTCGGTGAAGCAGCTCTGCAAGGCGCTGATCCAGCAGGTGagcgacgacgccggcgacggcctgTCCGACAGGCTGAACCTGCTCCTGCGGCCGTACcagctcgcgctcgccggcggcggcgccggcaggcAATGCTCCAAGACCGTGCTGCACCACCTCGAGGCGGTCATGAACCAGGCCATGTACCAGGACTTCGAGAACCCGGCGttccagcgcggcggcgcgccgaggTGCCTCGACCCCGCggaggaccggcggcggagcttcgcCGCCTTTGTGGCGCTGCGCAACCTGAGCTGGAACGAGGTGCTGAGGAAGGGGACCAAGTACTACAGCGAGGACTTCAGCCGGTTCTGCGACCGGAAGATGAGCGGCGTGGTGGCGACGCTGGGCTGGTGCCGGCCGTGGCCGGAGCAGCTGCTGCAGTGCTTCTTCGTCGCCGCCAAGTGCGTCTGGCTGCTCCACCTGCTGGCCTTCTCCTTCGGCCCGCCGCTGACGATCCTGCGCGTCGAGGACGGCCGCGCGTTTGATCAGATGTACATGGAGGACATCCTGCAGGACAGGCAACAGGTGCAGAGTCCTTGTCAAGTGAAGGTCATGGTGATGCCAGGGTTTTATGTCCAAGATAGAGTGCTTAAGTGCAGGGTCCTCACCACCAGATCAGCTTCATAG